The Haloplanus natans DSM 17983 DNA segment CCGTTCGGTACCACGAGATGTACTCGTCGATGAGTGTGGCCAACTGGGGATTGTTGCGCACGTCTGCATCGGTTCGCCGCGCCTCGTAGTGGGCGAGATACTCGTCGACCGGGAACGGCCGGGTGGTTGAGTACAGCTGGATCGGAAACTCGACCGATGTGTTCAGAAACTCTTGGAAGGCATCAGCCTTCGCGGCCCACTCGCTGTCGGTTGCCAGCGCCATCGGTGGCGGTGTCACCTGAATCACCCCGACGAAAGCCCCGTCGGTCCGCTCGATCACGTCGTGATCGGGATGCATCGCCGTGACGTGCGTGTGTGCGAGCGTGTCCGGATGGGGAATGTGACTGGGACGCCACTGGAAGCCTAGGATCATTCCAAGCCATTGGGCGGTCGTGAGATACGCCGGCGTCAAGTAGACCACGATCCCGCCCAGTGCGATGGCCACTGCGGTCGCCGGGAGCGTGAACGTCGCGAGTCGATAGCCAGCCACGGTCGTCGCCGGTGGAATGAGTACTTGGAGCACGAGTGCAACGACCACCCCCGGGAAGGCGCCGACCGCCAAATCAGTCAGGGTGTAGCGTCCGAATACGTTCGCGTCCGTCTCGATCGATTTGGGGATGCGCTTACTTGCCGTCCGCGTGGTTTTGTCGTTCGACATACGTTCGGTGTGGTTCTCAGTTATTCGTCAGTGCGATCACTGGACTGGGTAGAGCGGTTATCAGTCGGCCCCGACTCCTGCTCGAACAGGATCGGTTCGTTTTCGGTGCGGTCGAAGTCAGTCGGCTCGAAGCGATCCTGATCGAACTGAACGGGGGACTGGTCTTGACGGCCATCGGAGTGGGCGGGAGAGCCGCCGAGACGGCGCGTGGCACGCCGGAGTCGCCCACCCAAGCGATGGCTGCGAGACCGTGTCACACCGGAGCGGAGTTCGGTCTGCCCGTCGCGGCCGATGGCTCGCTGCCCGCGGATGCCACGGAGCGCGTTTCGCCCCTCGTTGGCGAGTGCGACCCCCTGCTCGCGGCCATGTTCGAGTCGTGTCTGGAGACGCCGTCGGGATACCTGCCGACCCAAGCGATCACCGATGAACAACACGGCCCCGGCTTGCCAGAACAAGACAAACGGGACGACCAGTGCGACGAAGGGAATGACCATCGCCGTGAGCCAGGCACCGATCCCGCCCATCGAGAGCTCCGCTGCATCGCCCAATAGTGCGGCCAGCCGCAGGAGCAGGGCCGTCGGTAGTGGCATGACCAGAAACGGCACGTAGAAGCCGGCGAGCCGCTTCGCAACCCGCGAGAGGAGTCGGAACGGGCCAACACCAGGAATCCACGCGACGATGAGCAGTGGCATCCCGAGTACGAATCCATAGAGCGCGAGCCGGCGCGTCAGATACACAAGCGCTAACAGCACAAACACGCCGAGATCGACGCTCAGGGAGACGAGGACGCCAAGCAGCCCGATCCCACCGAACGACGCCGTCTGGAACAGCGTGAGCGTGCTGAGATCAGGCAGCAGCAGCATCGCGAGGTGGTCCGCGAGCTGGAGAGACGCCGCGGCGAGCCACCACCACGAGAGCACGCCGAACAGCCCACTGATCGAGCGCCGCTTGAGATTCGCGCGGTGGTAGCTGCTGAACAACGTGCTGGTCGTCTCTAGCAGGATCACGATCCCGATCGCTAGCCCAAACAGCAGGAGCGCCAGTGGAATCATTGTCGTCCAGTAGAACCGATGGAGGGTTGGCCACGGGAGCGTCGTTGGCGTCTGGAATACTCGAGTCGGTGCGGGTGTCTCGACGATCAGCCGTAACAGACTGTCCCCATGTGTTTCGATGAGGTCCGTCACCGGCGCGAACAGCGTCCGGAGAAACGTCTCAAGCGCACTGATCAAGGCATTCACGAGTGCGCCGATACTGATACCGCCATTACCGCTGCTACCCCCGTCGCCGCTTGTCTGTGCTGTTCCTTCGCCGACCAACCAGACGAGACTGATACCGACTCCACCGAGTAGGTGGCACAGTCGACTCCACCAGAGGCTGCGCCCCCATCCCTTACTGGTGAGCGTCGGTCGTCTCTGCCGCGGTTTCGATTGTGACCCAGTCATCGTGTGTCCCCTCCGCGCCGGAATCGTTCAGAACGTACAATTCGCCCCACCAGCGACGACATTGTTCAGGATGAACTGGATGATCGTTGTGCCGAGGGGCGCCACGATAACTCCCCAGACGATCCCCTGATTACGGAGTTCCTTGATCTCGCGCTTGAGATCTGAGCGACGAATCGTCGGTAACGCAACGGTCGCACCGAGCGCGATGACTCCGCCGACCAGTGGGCCGCCAAACTGGATCAACTGGAAGAGGTTGAAGATCGTCTGTGCGAGCGCTGATTGACAGAAGGACTCCCCCACTGACTGAGCCGCGACCGGATGCGTACAGACCACTACTACTAGAACGAGTGTGGTCCAACGGCGGTGCCACCGCCGATGCCCAACCCAGCGGGCTGTGTGTCTTGACAGCCGACGCCACATCGTTCGGATCTGAGTACTTCCCTGCATAGCGACTGGCGCACCATCGGTGCCACGATTCCCCGGCGCCGATAGCGGCTACCGGCAGCTCACACCTGTCAGAAATAAAAACTCGGATAAAAATATCAGTACTGATATCGCAGTGCCGCTTACTGTTCGAGCCGTGGGAAAATCATTCTGTAGACATATCAAATCGCTCACGAAGCCGCGCTTCTCGCGCTTCGAACTGGCTCACCTGGTCGCGTAACTCGTCAGTGACTCGTTCGAGTTGTGCGAGCGCTGCTTGGCTCTCGATGCCGGTCTGCCCGTCGGCGTCAGTCTCGGCGGCCGCGCGGTCCGCGTACGTTCGTTGCACCTGCTCCAGCGTCGCTTCGGGGTTGAACAGGATGTCGTTGGCCGTCCGCACGTACCGATCGAGCGCTGTGCCTTCCTTCCCGGTGAAGGCGTGGGTGAGGGCGTACGTCGCCCCCGAGTGGAGCGTCCACATATCCGGCGCGAACGGATCGCCCGCGTTTGCCCGCGCATCGGTCGCTGCCTGTGTGGCGAGGTAGTCCGGGAATTCGAGCAGGCTGTAGAACTCCTCGAGATCGAACGGCACGCTCGTCAGATCGAGCGTCACGTCCTGTGCGTCCTCGATGAACGCCGCGAGATCGCTGCGAAGCAGCCCGACCTGTTCGAGGAGCTGTTCCCACCACACGTCGAAATCGGCCACGTCACCGACGTGTCTGACTGTCTCTCGATCCGTCAACGATCGAATTGAATTCGCACACGCCGTATCGCGGGCGAAGCCTTCGACGTACACCGCATGATTCCCGAAGAAATCGTAGCCAGAGGTGAGCCCCATCGTGATCGGCTCGCTCCGCTCCGGGAGCGTCACGCTGAGCCCGTCGAACATGATGTCCATGTGCACCTCGCCGCCACCCCGGTACTGCCGCATCTCGCCGAAGACGAGGTCACCGAGCGGTTGCCCCTCGTACGCCGTCTCGCGGAGGACGGCTTCGAGTGGGCTGTAGACATCAACCGGATTGATGATCGCGTACGACGATGTTGGGATGTGAAAGAGGGGATCGTCAGCGGCTTCACCGCCCCGCCCCGCAGCCGTGCCACCGTCCGTCGACGGCTGACGATGGTCGGCCTGTCGCTCCAGTCGACTCGGCTCCACGACGGCGCTGAACCGCTCCGTCGATACCCACTCGTCCGTGTAGGGATTCTTGTACGCCACCGTTGTCTCCGTCGCCCGCGGCAGTCGTCGCACCGCTTCTGCGAACGACACTGGGTCTGCGTCTGGCCGCGTTCGCTCGTACCACGCTGGCAGGCCTGCGTCTGTTCGGTTGTCGACACCACTGAATACCAGTCGCTCGTCTGGGTCGTTCATTCTCGAAGTCCTGCAGGCCCCCGATTGCAGGCGCCTGCGCCCGTCGCAGGCGCCACAAAACCAGACCGTGTTGGCTCGGCGGACGGGGTTCGCTGTCTTGCAGCGCGCTCTGATCAGGCAGAACGCCCGCATTCACTCCGTTTCGACGGCTATCCCGCGGATTTCGAAATGAGTCATCGTCGCTGTCAGGACCGACTTGTTGTGGACCGCAGCCACCGCTACGTTGGATGCACTGGAGACGCCAGCATTGGCGTCACTCCCTGCGTCGTCCATGGAAGCAAGCGATTCGTCCACTGTCCGTGCACTCGCTTCATCGATCTCGTTCCGGGGAATCCTCGCCGCTGGATGCGTCGAGAACGGAATCGGCTCCCTGTACGTTCCGTCGTCACTCGTACTCCTCGATCTTCTGAAGCAGTCTCGCGTAGAGATTCGGCGCACAGTACCAGCCGGCATCCACCATCGCATCGATCGTCGTCCGGGATTCCGCAGCCGTAAGCCGACCCTGTTGCAACAGACGTGGCACGAGATACGCTGTCCCCTTGGTTTCGAACCCTTCGGCTGCAGCGACAGCACGACCGTACTGCTCGTCCATCACCGCCGTCGCATTCGATTCGACAGCAATTGTGAGCACCGCCGCGTCGGCATCGCTGAGGCGATCGTTCTCTTGCAATCGGGCGAATCGCGTCTCATCCGCAACCGATCGCCGGTCGAGCAGGCCACCCACAACCGCTTTGTCGATCCGCCTCGCATCTGTGTGTCCACGCTCGACGCCGACGGTAACCACTTCGTCGTACACGCGGTTGGGCACGACACACGCTGTCGTAAGCCCGTCGAGAAATGCCAACCGCTCCACGGTTGCGAGATAAATGAGCGGCGTCGCGTGAAGACGTACATCGCTCAGAGCGACTCGATATCTTCAGCTAATTGATCACCTCCGACCCAGGTAATCTCGTGTTCTCTAGCAAGCTGTGCGAAATCCCAGACCGACATCTCCGCCAGTTCGGCCGCCCGACTGAACGTCACGTCCCCGGATTCCAACTTCTTCAGGGCACGCTCACGTCGCCACTGATCGGGTCCGTTCATGAGCAGCTTGCGGACGGCAGTACTTCGGTCGAGGTCCTCTGCTTCGAGATACGCCTCCAGGTCGGCCTCCAGATCGTCCGGGACGCGGGCGGATATCGTTCCAATAGTGTTTAGAATGTGTACAATAAATACAAAGCTTCCGCCGGTCGAGTCGTCGTCACCGGCCAGCGCGCGTCGCGCTAGCCCGATGTTCATACTGCCGGCTGTAAGTCAATCAAGATATTCGCCATCCCGGGATGGCGAATGTCTTGAAACAGTTACAGCCGACAGTATCAGTACCGCACCTCCGCGGGCACGATCCACACTGGGCCGTCCTGTTCCAACACCGCATCGAGGCGCTCGCGGTGCCGAATCCCCAGTCCGTACTGATCGTAGACGTAGATGGTCGGTCCCTCCGCAGCACCCAACTCGCTACACAGTCGCCGTATCCCATCGGCATCGCTCATGAGATCGAGCGACGAGTGAGCACGGAGCGCTTCGCATACCTGTTCCAATCGATCGAGAAACGCCGTCAGCGTCTCCGCCCATTGGCGTTCGAGGAGCGACGCGCCCGGTTCCGTTCGAACCGTCGTCGCACGTGGCCACGTCCCCCAGCGATCAGTGAGGGCCGGCGTGGGCTCTGCAAACGTTGTGTACGATTCGAACACGGGCTCACGCGCCCCCGCACCGACGAGTCGGTCGAACGTACAGCGACTGACGGAGAATGCCTCATCCCCGTCCGCGGCCGGCACGAGCGCCGTGACGAGCATCCGTTGGACCATCGTCACCGCCCCTCCGTCGTCGCCGTGCGTGACGACTCCACGTCGTGGAGTACCTCACACAGATCCTGCCAACCCTCTCGGAGCGTCACTGGCGTCACGTCCGCCACCGCTGCCAGCTCTTGTTGCGTCCAGTCCTGACCCTGCTCTCGTGTCGCGTGATAGAGACACGCCGCGGCGATCCCCGAGGGCTTTCGCCCGTTCGCCACGCCCGTCTCGACAGCGAACTCGGCGAGTTCGAGCGCCCGTTTTCGGAGTCGAGCCGCGACGCCCAGCGCAGAGGCGAACTTCGGAACGAAGTCACGCGGTGTCTGTGGCACTGCTGGCAGTCCGAGTTCGTCGTTGAGGACACTGTAGGCGTTGCGAACACGCTCCGTCGTGACTCGTGCGACGGCGCCGACCTCGTCGACCGATCGCGGCAACCCGGTACATCGACACGCTGCATGGACGCTCGCTGCCGCCACCCCTTCGATCGATCGTCCACGGAGGAGATCCGCACGCTGCGCCCGTCGAAACACCATAGCTGCTTGCTCGTCAAGGGAGTCCGTGAGATCAAGCACGCCGACGATCCGCGAGATTTCTTGGAGGCCGAATTCGAGATTCCGTTCCCGCTTCGAGCCGTGTCGTGCCCGGCGATGCTGGGTTCGCAATCGCCGCAGCCGACGCTGCCGCGCCCCATCGAGTTGGTCGCCCGTTCCGTCTCGGAACCGCCCGATTTGCGTCGTGAGGCCGCCGTCGTGCATCGTCGCCGTCCGTGGGGCGCCGATGTGTCGCGGATCCTTGTTCGACTCCGGTGCCGACCACGCTGTCGCCCCGTGGTCAATGTGATAGTCGTCGACGATCAGCCCACAGCCAGTACAGTGTCGTTCGCCACCGTCCGCGACCACGTTGCCATCGCACTCGGGACACGCCGCATCCGCGTCGATTGATCGGTCGGTCGATTCGTCGAATCCTGTCTCGTAGACATCGCCTGGATGCATCGATATTCCTGCGAGGCACGAATTCTTGCGCCCCGCACCCGTGGGGGGCGCGCATAACCACACCGGGCGATAGCCCGTTTTCTGTCCGTCGCGTCGTCCTATCGCCATCCGGCGTGGATGCGGATCGCAGGAGCGATGTCGCTGGCACGGCTCTCCCACAACACGACATGCCGCAACTCAGGTGACGGTCACCGACGGCTGCGCACCGTTGCGAACCGTTCTCATCGTGGCGAGCTACTCGGATGGTTGCTCCTCAATCGAGATCCGATCACCAGTCACCTCGTCAAAGGCCGAATCCGACGAAATAATTGGATCGGTATCGGCGTAGGCGACATGGTATGCGTCGAACGCGGTGAGGCCATACTGGTCCATATAGTCTGCCGCTTGGAAGAGCACCGTCTCGTCCTCCGGAACGGACGCAATCTCAAGCGTGTAGCTAAGTGCTTCCATTCGATCAAACTCGAATCGGTCGGAGATCATCA contains these protein-coding regions:
- a CDS encoding DUF3368 domain-containing protein, which encodes MYDEVVTVGVERGHTDARRIDKAVVGGLLDRRSVADETRFARLQENDRLSDADAAVLTIAVESNATAVMDEQYGRAVAAAEGFETKGTAYLVPRLLQQGRLTAAESRTTIDAMVDAGWYCAPNLYARLLQKIEEYE
- a CDS encoding UPF0175 family protein, which gives rise to MGTISARVPDDLEADLEAYLEAEDLDRSTAVRKLLMNGPDQWRRERALKKLESGDVTFSRAAELAEMSVWDFAQLAREHEITWVGGDQLAEDIESL
- a CDS encoding transcription initiation factor IIB, producing MHPGDVYETGFDESTDRSIDADAACPECDGNVVADGGERHCTGCGLIVDDYHIDHGATAWSAPESNKDPRHIGAPRTATMHDGGLTTQIGRFRDGTGDQLDGARQRRLRRLRTQHRRARHGSKRERNLEFGLQEISRIVGVLDLTDSLDEQAAMVFRRAQRADLLRGRSIEGVAAASVHAACRCTGLPRSVDEVGAVARVTTERVRNAYSVLNDELGLPAVPQTPRDFVPKFASALGVAARLRKRALELAEFAVETGVANGRKPSGIAAACLYHATREQGQDWTQQELAAVADVTPVTLREGWQDLCEVLHDVESSRTATTEGR
- a CDS encoding type II toxin-antitoxin system VapC family toxin, with product MIYADTDFFIALVKDDDWLQQRAATIATEHEGEIYTSRATLLELLMISDRFEFDRMEALSYTLEIASVPEDETVLFQAADYMDQYGLTAFDAYHVAYADTDPIISSDSAFDEVTGDRISIEEQPSE